In a single window of the Deltaproteobacteria bacterium genome:
- a CDS encoding HAMP domain-containing histidine kinase, with product MIKSGINDKNETDKYKKALVKAESDLSLMKAELEQKTRELTEANDELKSLDRMKNEFIQSISHELRTPLTPVVGYVELFLNNDLGDLSPSQREIMVDIHKCSRQLAFNIDSLLHMVALQDEVGNENYEEIEINSIIEYVAYYIREDAESNGLSFKVSCEAKLDPVWGVRGMLILMLNHILKNAIKFTSKDGHIAMLTESKGNGFIDIIIKDTGVGIDSLRISRIFEPFFQRDCTATSGYEGIGLGLALVKKIVELHKGSISVKSREGKGTTFRVSLPVVANL from the coding sequence ATGATCAAGTCCGGAATAAACGATAAAAATGAAACTGATAAGTACAAAAAGGCCCTGGTAAAGGCAGAAAGTGATTTATCACTAATGAAAGCCGAACTCGAACAGAAAACGAGGGAGCTTACCGAGGCTAATGATGAGCTTAAAAGTCTCGACCGGATGAAAAATGAGTTTATCCAGAGTATTTCTCATGAGCTTAGAACGCCACTTACTCCTGTTGTCGGTTATGTGGAACTCTTCCTGAATAATGATCTTGGAGATCTGTCACCGTCGCAACGGGAGATCATGGTAGATATTCATAAATGTTCCAGGCAACTGGCATTTAATATTGATTCCCTGCTTCATATGGTGGCGCTTCAGGATGAAGTGGGCAATGAAAACTATGAAGAAATAGAGATTAACTCCATAATAGAATATGTGGCATACTATATCAGGGAAGATGCAGAGAGCAATGGATTGTCATTTAAGGTTTCATGTGAAGCAAAGCTCGATCCTGTTTGGGGTGTAAGGGGGATGCTAATCCTCATGCTTAATCATATACTGAAAAATGCCATTAAATTTACCTCGAAAGATGGACATATTGCGATGTTAACAGAGAGTAAGGGTAATGGATTTATCGATATAATTATCAAGGATACGGGGGTGGGTATCGATTCTCTGAGAATATCCCGGATCTTTGAGCCTTTTTTTCAACGGGATTGCACTGCAACGAGTGGGTATGAAGGGATTGGACTTGGACTGGCCCTCGTAAAAAAGATTGTAGAATTGCATAAAGGCAGTATTTCCGTTAAGAGCCGGGAAGGGAAGGGAACCACCTTCAGAGTGTCTTTGCCCGTTGTGGCAAATCTCTAA
- a CDS encoding DUF4340 domain-containing protein, with protein sequence MKKNLPILVFSTAILFAIALFMQSPSSHKDLSGSKLLKDAKLDQVKKIIIEKGDEKTTLLRSDDGYSVEEKEGYGADTGKADALLVELLNMKGTEWITSKKEKHGNFGLSDDNKEAIIVTLISSGDDKPGGIIIGNAPKNRGDNQRSYALNSSRYVRAKGKADIFLVSKVTPLQAKPAEWLAKELLQVKGEEIDSIKLKHDSKGGSFELRSRGSKEFEPGDFTVPKGKKLKTYVINGISNALSNLRLTDSMRKENERVKDLSFDNAYVAVLKDGRKYEVLSAQKAMGGQSKHFIKISASFTGAGKEEENTATTPNPHKIAIEDNERLSNWIFEVTGISNFTYKKSDLFEDE encoded by the coding sequence AGCAATACTGTTCGCCATAGCCCTTTTTATGCAGTCCCCCTCAAGCCATAAGGACCTCTCCGGTTCGAAACTGCTAAAAGACGCCAAGCTTGATCAGGTAAAAAAAATTATTATTGAAAAAGGGGACGAAAAAACAACGCTCTTAAGAAGTGATGATGGATACAGCGTCGAGGAGAAAGAAGGATACGGGGCTGATACAGGCAAAGCAGATGCGCTCCTTGTGGAACTGCTAAACATGAAAGGAACGGAATGGATAACCTCTAAAAAGGAAAAACATGGAAACTTTGGACTTTCAGATGACAATAAAGAGGCTATTATTGTTACCCTCATTTCCAGCGGTGATGATAAACCGGGAGGGATCATCATCGGGAATGCCCCTAAAAACAGGGGAGATAACCAGAGAAGCTATGCGCTTAACAGCTCACGCTATGTAAGGGCTAAAGGAAAAGCGGACATTTTCCTTGTTTCAAAGGTAACACCTCTACAGGCCAAACCGGCTGAATGGCTTGCAAAAGAACTTCTCCAGGTTAAAGGGGAGGAAATTGACAGCATCAAACTAAAGCATGACAGCAAGGGAGGTTCCTTTGAGTTGAGAAGCAGGGGGAGTAAGGAATTTGAACCCGGGGATTTTACCGTTCCCAAGGGGAAGAAACTCAAAACATACGTAATTAACGGCATAAGCAATGCCTTAAGTAATTTACGCCTTACAGACAGCATGAGAAAAGAAAATGAAAGGGTAAAAGATCTCAGCTTTGACAATGCCTATGTGGCAGTGCTGAAAGATGGAAGAAAATATGAGGTTCTTTCGGCGCAAAAAGCAATGGGGGGCCAAAGCAAACATTTCATAAAAATATCAGCTTCTTTTACGGGCGCCGGCAAGGAAGAGGAAAACACGGCAACGACACCCAATCCCCATAAAATTGCCATTGAAGACAATGAAAGACTTTCTAACTGGATTTTTGAGGTAACCGGTATCAGTAACTTTACCTATAAAAAAAGTGATCTTTTTGAGGATGAATAA